The candidate division KSB1 bacterium genome window below encodes:
- a CDS encoding FAD-binding oxidoreductase, whose amino-acid sequence MNNQSKHRLHGALVTGKSEIRLDSATVARYSIDGVTPSAVVWPESEEELAQWLREAHRQHAKVLVRGAGELLHLGGVPEPFDLVVCTTRLTQLLDFDAENLTVSVQAGMPIALLQHIVRQRNLRLPLDPPVSGKATIGGLVAANAFGPIRLLYGGMRDLLLGCTAVLADGTVIKSGGKTVKNVAGYDLCKLFVGSLGSIGTLTRVTLRLLPAPETTRIVLASFASRRECCRAAAALVNSPLCPAAVEVLNSAALARLSKTDCAKSSASYVLAIMFEGKRQVVAATAQEAAQELTATYGGDTRELTSKKALGFRRELSAVLRGEPGTLQVRANVPISDVEAMCVAIEERVREVGFAAEIVCHFGLGVVVANVAASQGDQQRVVERLVELRGGVAASGGSVVITRASAETKRHADVWGAHEETLDLMRRIKQQFDPRGVFVGGRFIGGL is encoded by the coding sequence GTGAACAACCAATCAAAGCATCGCCTGCATGGGGCGCTGGTCACTGGCAAGTCCGAAATTCGCCTGGACAGCGCGACTGTCGCCCGCTACTCCATCGACGGCGTGACGCCCTCAGCCGTAGTTTGGCCAGAAAGCGAGGAGGAACTGGCTCAGTGGCTTCGCGAGGCGCATCGCCAGCATGCGAAGGTGCTAGTCCGTGGTGCAGGTGAACTCTTGCACCTCGGCGGGGTGCCCGAACCATTTGACTTGGTTGTTTGCACCACGCGATTGACCCAACTCCTCGATTTCGACGCGGAAAACCTCACGGTCTCTGTTCAGGCGGGAATGCCCATTGCCCTACTGCAGCACATCGTTCGTCAGCGGAACCTCCGGCTGCCCCTTGACCCGCCTGTGTCAGGAAAGGCCACAATCGGTGGGCTGGTAGCGGCGAACGCTTTTGGGCCGATCCGCTTGCTTTACGGTGGAATGAGAGATCTGCTACTAGGCTGTACCGCCGTTCTGGCCGACGGAACCGTAATCAAATCCGGGGGAAAAACGGTCAAAAACGTTGCCGGCTATGACTTGTGCAAGTTGTTTGTGGGGTCGCTCGGCTCAATCGGAACATTGACCCGCGTGACTCTGCGTTTGCTGCCCGCCCCGGAGACAACGCGTATCGTCCTTGCCAGTTTTGCCAGCCGGCGAGAGTGTTGCCGTGCCGCTGCAGCGCTGGTCAACTCTCCTCTTTGCCCAGCTGCTGTAGAGGTGCTCAACTCAGCTGCGCTCGCTCGGCTCAGCAAAACTGACTGCGCGAAAAGTTCCGCGTCGTACGTGCTGGCCATTATGTTTGAGGGTAAGCGCCAAGTGGTAGCCGCGACCGCACAGGAAGCAGCACAAGAGCTCACTGCGACCTACGGGGGGGATACGCGAGAGCTCACGTCCAAGAAGGCGTTAGGCTTTCGCAGGGAGCTGAGTGCCGTGTTGCGTGGAGAACCGGGAACCCTTCAGGTGCGTGCGAATGTGCCGATAAGTGATGTGGAGGCCATGTGCGTGGCAATTGAGGAACGTGTGCGAGAGGTGGGCTTCGCGGCAGAAATCGTGTGTCATTTTGGTTTGGGTGTTGTGGTAGCCAACGTGGCCGCCAGTCAGGGTGACCAGCAACGTGTAGTAGAGCGGCTGGTGGAGCTCCGCGGTGGCGTGGCTGCATCCGGAGGGTCGGTCGTGATTACGCGAGCCAGCGCGGAAACCAAGCGGCATGCGGATGTGTGGGGTGCACATGAAGAGACGCTGGACCTGATGCGTCGCATTAAGCAGCAGTTCGACCCGCGAGGGGTGTTTGTGGGCGGACGTTTCATTGGAGGCCTGTGA
- a CDS encoding (Fe-S)-binding protein, with protein sequence MSESPLRWVYDEASRCNRCGYCQPTCPTFSLTHVERNVARGRNNLVRAVYEGRMPLNRDVKSAIFGCLMCAACVSNCHPEVRTDHIVAAARAAYYEHFGRPAIQQVIFERLLPNPGALGRLLSLARLGKNSGLSGLARVLRILGWYGKSIATAEALVPRIPRRFLREVVRVESPSSSQQKPRVAYFVGCAINFALPHVGSATLRVLQDAKCTVTLLDNLCCGLPPYAYGDIESAQKLARHNLDVMAKVDADVVISECASCVSFLKEYPHLLSGDAPYEELAHTIAARVQDATQFLRTLPMKPTPEAERISVTYHDPCHLSHHLRERNAPRQLLRSLPGVDFVELPESDWCCGGAGSYNITHPDVSEAILARKMANVARTGAQVLTTACPSCLMQLSYGVRRHKLNVRVMHVVELVAAKTMGQSNGPEVPACVSTQ encoded by the coding sequence ATGTCTGAAAGCCCATTGCGCTGGGTGTACGATGAGGCGTCGCGGTGCAATAGGTGCGGGTACTGCCAGCCAACGTGCCCGACCTTCTCCCTGACGCATGTGGAGCGAAACGTCGCGCGAGGCCGCAACAACCTAGTTCGGGCCGTGTATGAAGGGAGGATGCCTCTGAATCGCGACGTCAAGTCGGCCATTTTCGGTTGTCTAATGTGCGCCGCCTGCGTGAGTAATTGCCACCCCGAAGTGCGTACCGACCACATTGTAGCAGCCGCCCGTGCTGCTTACTACGAGCACTTCGGACGGCCGGCCATTCAGCAGGTCATCTTTGAGCGTCTTCTGCCCAATCCCGGTGCACTTGGCCGTCTGCTGTCCTTGGCCCGCCTCGGCAAGAACAGCGGCCTCTCTGGTTTGGCACGGGTGCTACGTATCTTGGGGTGGTACGGCAAGAGTATCGCCACGGCAGAGGCGTTAGTACCGCGCATTCCACGTCGTTTCTTGCGCGAGGTTGTGAGAGTGGAATCCCCCAGCTCCTCTCAGCAAAAGCCGCGAGTGGCGTATTTTGTCGGGTGTGCCATCAATTTTGCTTTGCCGCACGTGGGGAGCGCCACGTTGCGTGTGCTCCAAGACGCCAAGTGCACAGTTACCCTTTTGGACAACCTCTGCTGCGGCCTTCCTCCATACGCCTATGGCGACATTGAAAGCGCGCAAAAGTTGGCCCGACATAACCTGGACGTAATGGCCAAAGTCGACGCAGACGTGGTGATTAGCGAATGCGCAAGTTGTGTGTCGTTCCTCAAAGAGTACCCACACCTTCTTTCTGGCGATGCACCCTATGAGGAGCTGGCGCACACGATTGCCGCGCGGGTTCAAGACGCTACACAGTTTCTCCGCACCCTTCCGATGAAGCCGACGCCTGAAGCGGAGAGAATAAGCGTCACTTACCACGACCCATGTCACCTCAGTCATCACCTCAGAGAGCGCAATGCCCCTCGACAGCTACTCCGTTCGCTTCCAGGGGTTGATTTCGTGGAACTGCCAGAGTCCGACTGGTGCTGCGGGGGTGCGGGCTCGTACAACATTACGCACCCCGATGTGTCAGAGGCGATTCTGGCCAGAAAGATGGCGAATGTGGCACGGACTGGTGCACAGGTGCTCACCACTGCCTGTCCGTCGTGTCTGATGCAACTCTCATATGGGGTGCGGCGCCACAAGCTGAATGTGCGCGTGATGCATGTGGTGGAATTGGTAGCCGCGAAGACGATGGGTCAGTCGAACGGCCCCGAGGTACCGGCATGCGTGAGTACCCAGTAG
- a CDS encoding alpha/beta fold hydrolase yields the protein MREYPVAFSSEGHQLVGMLHLPEVHTGRGVVMCHGFTGNKVESRRLFVEAARAFAEAGLAAFRFDFYGSGDSEGDFADTSLAHNIANLIDALAFMKQQDCNRLAVLGVSLGGATAILTLARHPVDAFVGWSVVPDLRKLFEARAPEAVRSDQSLPGYEHDGWFLKRQFWEDAVKRDVLRAFRKLAMPKLLIQGDKDDPLFVDGFRLMQVKALPPADFYMIPGAGHMFETVRFRRKLITTTVRWLRRHLR from the coding sequence ATGCGTGAGTACCCAGTAGCCTTTTCCAGCGAGGGGCACCAGCTCGTGGGCATGCTCCATCTGCCCGAAGTGCACACGGGGCGTGGCGTGGTCATGTGCCACGGCTTCACTGGCAACAAGGTGGAAAGCAGGCGGTTGTTCGTGGAGGCGGCTCGAGCTTTTGCCGAAGCAGGCCTGGCCGCATTTCGCTTCGACTTCTACGGGTCTGGAGACAGCGAAGGAGACTTTGCCGATACTAGTCTGGCCCATAACATTGCCAATCTCATTGATGCATTGGCATTCATGAAACAACAGGACTGCAACCGACTGGCGGTGTTGGGCGTCAGTCTTGGCGGCGCGACCGCCATCCTCACCTTGGCGCGCCACCCCGTTGATGCTTTCGTGGGGTGGTCGGTGGTGCCGGATTTGCGCAAGCTCTTCGAGGCGCGCGCCCCTGAAGCCGTACGGTCCGATCAAAGCCTTCCCGGCTACGAGCACGACGGGTGGTTCCTCAAACGCCAGTTCTGGGAAGATGCTGTCAAGCGTGACGTGCTTCGCGCTTTTCGCAAACTGGCCATGCCCAAGCTGCTCATCCAGGGTGATAAGGACGACCCGCTCTTTGTTGATGGATTTCGGCTCATGCAGGTCAAGGCACTGCCACCTGCAGACTTTTACATGATCCCCGGAGCAGGACACATGTTCGAAACAGTTCGTTTTCGCCGCAAGCTCATCACCACCACGGTGCGGTGGCTGCGGCGCCATTTGCGGTGA
- a CDS encoding TIGR00730 family Rossman fold protein, giving the protein MEIDVDSKVSEAQTSGPRRKHNRHLQKAYRNARFLNSSDARVLRMLAEYLEPFQRLRKRRVKDTIVFFGSARAIPREQAERQLAAAQAALARGEGEPEQLAAALKAAQNQLYLSKYYEDARELARRLTEWSMSLNENQRFVVCSGGGPGIMEAANRGAAEAGGHTIGMNISLPHEQEPNPWISPGLGFEFHYFFMRKFWFVYLAKALAVFPGGFGTLDEWFEVLTLLQTGKMKKLVPVLAYGREYWEQVINFDKLLEYGVISEKDMELFSFASTVDEAYEFLTTELTQRFLRGRRRKYWYL; this is encoded by the coding sequence ATGGAGATCGACGTAGACAGCAAGGTCTCAGAAGCTCAGACCTCCGGGCCGCGCAGGAAACACAATAGGCACCTGCAGAAGGCTTATCGTAACGCCCGCTTTCTGAACAGTTCAGACGCGCGCGTACTGCGGATGTTGGCCGAGTATCTGGAGCCGTTTCAGCGTCTGCGAAAACGGCGCGTGAAAGATACAATCGTTTTTTTCGGCTCTGCCAGGGCTATACCCAGAGAGCAGGCCGAGAGGCAACTCGCTGCAGCGCAAGCCGCTCTTGCTCGCGGGGAAGGCGAGCCGGAGCAGTTGGCCGCTGCCCTCAAGGCGGCGCAGAATCAGCTTTACCTGTCAAAGTACTACGAGGACGCGCGTGAGCTTGCTCGGCGTTTGACCGAGTGGTCGATGAGTCTGAACGAAAACCAGCGCTTCGTGGTCTGTTCTGGTGGTGGCCCTGGGATCATGGAGGCGGCCAACAGGGGCGCTGCCGAGGCTGGAGGGCACACCATCGGCATGAACATTAGCCTGCCCCACGAGCAAGAGCCGAACCCATGGATATCACCAGGCCTCGGGTTCGAATTCCACTACTTCTTCATGCGCAAGTTCTGGTTTGTTTACCTGGCAAAAGCGCTTGCTGTATTCCCCGGCGGCTTCGGTACCCTCGATGAGTGGTTTGAGGTTCTGACGCTGCTGCAGACAGGGAAAATGAAGAAGCTCGTACCCGTGCTTGCGTACGGCAGGGAGTACTGGGAGCAGGTAATCAACTTTGACAAGCTCCTCGAGTATGGCGTGATTTCTGAGAAGGATATGGAGCTTTTCTCATTTGCCTCAACGGTGGATGAGGCGTACGAATTCCTCACCACTGAGCTCACCCAACGTTTCCTAAGAGGAAGACGGCGCAAATACTGGTACCTGTAG
- a CDS encoding cyclase family protein — translation MRVYDCSVALKEGVVIYPGDPPFRAEWLDDGVAGGGGRLRRLSMSTHTGTHVDAPAHVFPGGRTLDQFPLDVWLGQVRIAAVPSKCHVTAEDLRRVDLEGCTRVFIKTSNSLLWDAHVRFFVKDYVYLAPDAARYLADLGLVLLGFDYLSVDKFGDQSLPAHKILLGQGIPIVEALNLAAVTPGDYEVVCAPLLLAEAEGAPARVFLLEE, via the coding sequence ATGCGCGTCTACGATTGCTCTGTGGCGCTGAAAGAAGGGGTGGTCATCTATCCCGGGGACCCGCCCTTTCGTGCTGAGTGGTTGGATGATGGGGTTGCAGGTGGCGGGGGCAGACTGCGACGTCTGTCGATGAGCACCCACACTGGCACTCATGTTGATGCCCCTGCCCACGTTTTTCCAGGAGGGCGCACCCTCGACCAGTTCCCGCTCGACGTATGGCTCGGACAGGTACGCATAGCGGCGGTCCCGTCAAAGTGCCACGTCACCGCCGAAGACCTCCGTCGAGTGGACCTTGAGGGCTGCACGAGGGTGTTTATCAAGACCTCGAACTCGTTGCTCTGGGATGCCCACGTTAGGTTCTTTGTGAAAGACTACGTCTACCTGGCCCCTGATGCAGCCCGCTATCTCGCTGACTTGGGCCTTGTTCTTCTGGGTTTTGACTATCTTTCGGTCGACAAATTCGGTGACCAGTCGCTGCCCGCCCATAAGATTCTCCTCGGCCAGGGTATCCCCATTGTGGAAGCCCTCAATCTCGCCGCTGTGACGCCGGGTGACTATGAGGTCGTGTGTGCCCCTCTGCTCCTTGCCGAAGCAGAGGGTGCGCCGGCCAGGGTCTTCTTGCTCGAGGAGTGA
- a CDS encoding ComF family protein produces MGNALAWREKLEELLAPLLDFVFPPYCMFCGAHLARHECLVCYNCWFALPLTPSPGGVVHTGGAKHGQPQHLDASVAVWRYDEQVERIIHLFKYGGYTCLARPLGLAVGGTLVATGLCDRGDVLVPIPLHPARRRERGYNQSELLARRAAKVCGLPVETDLLRRTRYTRPQSQLGASERAKNVAGAFAVRLPAEVGGRRVILVDDVLTTGATASECARVLKEAGALEVFLATAARA; encoded by the coding sequence ATGGGGAATGCGCTCGCTTGGCGGGAGAAGCTGGAAGAACTCCTGGCGCCGCTGCTGGATTTTGTCTTTCCGCCCTACTGTATGTTCTGTGGCGCGCATCTGGCTCGCCATGAGTGCCTGGTGTGCTACAACTGCTGGTTTGCGCTCCCGTTGACTCCGAGCCCAGGCGGTGTTGTTCATACCGGCGGGGCGAAACATGGGCAGCCACAACACCTGGACGCTTCGGTTGCCGTGTGGCGCTACGACGAACAGGTGGAGCGCATCATCCATCTGTTCAAGTATGGAGGGTACACGTGTTTGGCCCGGCCCCTTGGTTTGGCCGTGGGGGGGACCCTGGTGGCGACGGGTCTTTGTGACAGGGGAGACGTCCTGGTCCCCATTCCCCTTCACCCCGCGCGTAGGAGGGAACGAGGCTACAACCAGAGCGAACTCTTGGCGCGGCGAGCTGCCAAGGTGTGCGGGCTTCCGGTAGAAACCGACCTGCTGCGCCGGACCCGCTACACAAGGCCCCAATCCCAACTGGGAGCCAGTGAGCGCGCCAAAAATGTGGCAGGCGCATTTGCGGTCAGGCTGCCGGCAGAAGTGGGCGGGAGGAGAGTCATCCTCGTGGATGACGTCTTGACGACCGGTGCCACAGCTAGTGAGTGCGCCCGCGTGCTGAAAGAAGCGGGTGCTTTAGAGGTTTTCCTTGCAACCGCTGCGAGGGCTTAG
- the fba gene encoding class II fructose-1,6-bisphosphate aldolase, whose amino-acid sequence MPLVTTKEMFAKAYEGGYAIGAFNVNNMEIIQGIVEAAEEERAPLILQISKGARKYARHEYLMKLIEAALQISDLPIAVHLDHGDSFELCKACIDGGFTSVMIDGSHLSFEDNVALTKKVVEYAHPRGIPVEAELGKLAGVEEHVSVTEQDAVFTNPDQAREFVERTGCDSLAVAIGTSHGAYKFKGEPRLDFERLKAIEERLPGFPLVLHGASSVLQEYVELCNKYGGKLPGAKGVPEEMISRAVKGGVCKVNIDTDLRLAMTATIRKEFAENPANFDPRLYLGPARQAIKEMVRHKLHVLGCNGKA is encoded by the coding sequence ATGCCACTGGTCACCACAAAGGAGATGTTTGCGAAGGCATACGAGGGTGGGTATGCCATTGGCGCGTTCAATGTCAACAACATGGAGATCATCCAGGGAATCGTGGAGGCGGCGGAGGAGGAACGTGCCCCGCTGATTCTGCAGATTTCCAAGGGTGCACGCAAATACGCCCGCCACGAATACTTGATGAAACTCATCGAAGCGGCGCTGCAGATATCCGACTTGCCCATCGCCGTGCACCTCGACCATGGGGATAGTTTTGAGCTTTGTAAGGCCTGCATCGATGGGGGATTCACTTCAGTAATGATTGACGGTTCGCATCTTTCTTTCGAAGACAACGTGGCGTTGACCAAGAAGGTAGTGGAGTATGCCCATCCGCGAGGCATTCCGGTGGAGGCCGAACTAGGAAAGTTGGCTGGCGTCGAGGAGCACGTTTCCGTGACTGAGCAGGATGCGGTCTTTACCAATCCTGACCAGGCGCGCGAATTTGTCGAGCGCACGGGGTGCGACTCTCTGGCTGTGGCCATCGGTACGAGCCACGGGGCGTACAAATTCAAAGGCGAACCGAGGCTTGATTTCGAGCGGCTGAAGGCTATCGAGGAGCGTCTACCCGGTTTCCCGTTGGTGCTTCACGGGGCTTCCAGCGTATTGCAGGAGTACGTAGAGCTGTGCAACAAATACGGCGGAAAGCTCCCGGGGGCGAAGGGCGTGCCCGAAGAGATGATTTCGCGCGCAGTAAAAGGCGGCGTTTGCAAAGTGAACATCGACACTGACCTGCGCCTGGCAATGACTGCGACTATTCGCAAAGAGTTTGCAGAAAATCCCGCGAATTTTGACCCGCGGCTCTACTTGGGACCTGCGCGCCAGGCTATTAAGGAGATGGTGCGACACAAGTTGCATGTACTCGGGTGTAATGGTAAGGCTTAG